One window of Cohnella hashimotonis genomic DNA carries:
- the spoVE gene encoding stage V sporulation protein E yields MAKVRKAPDIWMIAATLGILAVGIVMVYSASAVAAFHDYGDKFYYVKRQLLFAALGIFMMFVTMNVDYSRWRRWALPGLLLCFGLLLLVLVPGVGVVRGGARSWLGIGSFGIQPSEFMKLAMILFLARFLAERQQKLVSFTKGLLPPLGILLGAFGLIMLQPDLGTGAVMIGAALLVIYAAGARIGHLGGLAMLGVVGLVGLIAAAPYRLQRITAFLDPWQDPLGAGYQSIQSLYAIGPGGLVGLGLGMSRQKYNYLPEPQTDFIFSILAEELGFIGGSLLLVLFLLLIWRGMRTAIAIDDPFGSFLAAGIVGIIAVQVLINIGVVIGLMPVTGITLPLVSYGGSSLTLLLTALGILLNLSRFAR; encoded by the coding sequence ATGGCCAAGGTCCGCAAGGCCCCCGATATTTGGATGATCGCTGCGACGCTCGGCATTTTGGCGGTCGGCATCGTGATGGTATACAGCGCGAGCGCGGTAGCCGCCTTCCACGATTACGGCGACAAGTTTTATTACGTAAAGCGGCAGCTGTTGTTCGCCGCGCTCGGCATTTTCATGATGTTCGTGACGATGAACGTGGACTACAGCCGTTGGCGGCGCTGGGCGCTGCCCGGCTTGCTGCTGTGCTTCGGACTGCTGCTGCTCGTGCTTGTGCCGGGCGTCGGCGTCGTGCGCGGCGGCGCGCGCAGCTGGCTCGGCATCGGCAGCTTCGGCATTCAGCCGTCCGAGTTTATGAAGCTGGCGATGATTTTGTTTCTCGCCCGCTTCCTTGCCGAACGGCAGCAAAAGCTCGTGTCGTTCACGAAAGGGCTTCTGCCGCCGCTCGGCATTCTGCTCGGCGCGTTCGGGCTGATCATGCTGCAGCCGGACCTCGGAACGGGCGCCGTCATGATCGGTGCGGCGCTGCTCGTCATCTATGCGGCCGGGGCCCGAATCGGGCATCTGGGGGGACTTGCGATGCTTGGCGTCGTCGGCCTCGTCGGCCTGATCGCCGCTGCGCCTTACCGACTGCAGCGGATCACGGCTTTTCTCGATCCGTGGCAGGATCCGCTGGGCGCGGGTTATCAATCGATCCAGTCGCTTTACGCGATCGGGCCGGGCGGTCTCGTCGGACTCGGGCTCGGCATGAGCCGGCAGAAATACAACTATTTGCCCGAACCGCAAACGGACTTTATTTTCTCCATTTTGGCCGAGGAGCTCGGCTTTATCGGGGGCAGCCTGCTGCTCGTGCTGTTTTTGCTGCTGATCTGGCGCGGCATGCGGACGGCGATCGCCATCGACGATCCGTTCGGCAGCTTCCTGGCAGCGGGCATCGTGGGCATCATTGCCGTCCAGGTGCTCATCAACATCGGCGTCGTCATCGGGCTGATGCCCGTCACGGGCATTACGCTGCCGCTCGTCAGCTACGGCGGCTCGTCGCTTACGCTGCTATTGACGGCGCTCGGCATATTACTTAACTTATCCAGATTTGCGAGGTGA
- the murD gene encoding UDP-N-acetylmuramoyl-L-alanine--D-glutamate ligase yields MMPLANYRGRKVVVLGLARSGAAAAKLFHQAGSVVTANDRKEREACPEASELEALGISVVCGGHPDDLVTSDTALLVKNPGIPYSAAPIRQAEAMGVEIVTEVEVAGQLSPAPIIGITGSNGKTTTTTWTGEILSAAGLSPIVAGNIGRPLSDAAQEIGPDGWLVAELSSFQLKGTTDFHPRIACLLNLAETHLDYHGTMEDYVASKAKLFANLSEGDTAVYNADDAVCAEIGRASAGRQWPFSLSKRLTVGVSVEPPFTAVGEDESRETRAAERWIVSRDESGAKTRIVPVDRLGIPGRHNCANALAAVAIALAAGAEPASLREPLEAFKGVEHRLEYVGTFRGVRYYNDSKATNPTATIMSVSSLPAPLVLIAGGLDRGSDYRELIPLFRDRVKGVVAIGETREKIHKVAEEAGLTNVVVVEPVEDAAETLKRAVLEASALAGPGDTVLLSPACASWDMFPSYEVRGRIFKQSAHTL; encoded by the coding sequence ATGATGCCACTTGCGAATTACCGCGGCCGCAAGGTCGTCGTGCTGGGCCTTGCCCGCAGCGGCGCCGCGGCCGCTAAGCTGTTCCATCAGGCGGGCAGCGTCGTGACGGCGAACGACCGCAAGGAGAGGGAAGCCTGTCCCGAAGCCTCGGAGCTCGAGGCTTTGGGCATTTCTGTTGTTTGCGGCGGACATCCGGACGATCTGGTGACGTCGGACACGGCGCTGCTCGTGAAAAATCCGGGCATTCCGTATTCGGCGGCGCCCATCCGGCAGGCCGAGGCGATGGGCGTAGAGATCGTGACCGAGGTCGAGGTGGCGGGGCAGCTGTCTCCGGCTCCGATTATCGGCATAACGGGCTCTAACGGGAAAACGACCACGACGACTTGGACGGGCGAAATATTGTCCGCAGCCGGCCTCTCGCCGATCGTCGCGGGAAATATCGGACGTCCGCTCTCCGACGCGGCGCAGGAGATCGGTCCCGACGGCTGGCTCGTGGCCGAGCTATCGAGCTTCCAGCTTAAAGGAACGACCGATTTTCATCCTCGCATCGCTTGTCTGTTGAATCTGGCGGAGACGCATCTTGATTATCACGGCACGATGGAAGACTACGTGGCGTCCAAGGCGAAGCTGTTCGCCAACCTGAGCGAAGGGGATACGGCCGTTTACAATGCGGACGACGCCGTCTGTGCGGAGATCGGGCGCGCGTCGGCCGGGCGCCAGTGGCCGTTCTCGCTCTCAAAGCGGCTTACGGTCGGCGTATCCGTCGAGCCTCCTTTTACCGCGGTCGGCGAAGATGAATCGCGGGAGACGCGCGCCGCAGAGCGTTGGATCGTCTCGCGCGACGAGAGCGGCGCAAAGACGCGTATCGTTCCTGTCGACCGGCTCGGCATTCCGGGGCGGCACAATTGCGCCAACGCGCTGGCGGCGGTCGCGATCGCGCTGGCCGCCGGCGCGGAGCCGGCGTCGCTGCGGGAACCGCTGGAGGCGTTCAAGGGCGTCGAGCATCGCCTCGAGTACGTGGGAACCTTTCGCGGAGTACGCTACTACAACGATTCCAAAGCGACCAATCCGACGGCGACCATCATGTCGGTCTCTTCGCTGCCGGCGCCGCTTGTTCTGATCGCGGGCGGGCTCGACCGGGGCTCCGACTATCGCGAGCTCATTCCGCTGTTTCGCGATCGCGTCAAGGGCGTCGTCGCGATTGGAGAAACGCGGGAAAAGATTCACAAAGTCGCGGAGGAAGCCGGTTTAACCAACGTCGTGGTCGTCGAACCTGTAGAGGATGCCGCCGAGACGCTGAAGAGAGCCGTACTGGAAGCCTCGGCCCTGGCCGGGCCGGGAGATACCGTGCTGCTCTCGCCCGCTTGCGCAAGCTGGGACATGTTCCCTTCCTATGAGGTAAGGGGGCGCATTTTTAAGCAATCGGCGCATACGCTGTAA
- the mraY gene encoding phospho-N-acetylmuramoyl-pentapeptide-transferase — protein sequence MDYASTLWTLGVSFLLAVLLGPLCIPMLRRLKFGQQVRDDGPQSHLKKTGTPTMGGIIILLAMTVAFLKFSDRGWPFWALLVASLGFGLVGFLDDFIKIAMKRSLGLTAKQKLFGQLVVSIAFCFIIHRMDLSTAVGVPGTNWSLDLGWAYYILVVIIFFAATNAVNFTDGLDGLLSGTSALAFGAFAIVALEATQQQSAIFSAAVVGSVLGFLVYNAHPAKVFMGDSGSLGLGGGIGAVAILTKTELLLIVIGGVFVLEMLSVIIQVGSFKTRGKRVFKMSPIHHHFELTGWSEWRVVTTFWLAGLVFAAIGLILYKGIGNL from the coding sequence ATGGATTACGCATCTACGCTTTGGACGCTCGGCGTCTCCTTCCTGCTCGCCGTATTGCTGGGCCCGCTATGCATTCCGATGCTTCGCCGGCTGAAGTTCGGGCAGCAGGTACGGGATGACGGGCCGCAGTCTCATTTGAAAAAGACAGGCACGCCTACGATGGGCGGCATTATTATCCTGCTTGCCATGACTGTGGCGTTCCTGAAATTTTCGGATCGCGGCTGGCCTTTCTGGGCGCTGCTGGTCGCCAGTCTCGGCTTCGGGCTCGTCGGCTTCCTGGACGACTTCATCAAGATCGCGATGAAGCGCTCGCTGGGCCTTACGGCCAAGCAGAAGCTTTTCGGACAGCTTGTCGTCTCGATCGCGTTCTGCTTCATCATCCACCGGATGGACCTCAGCACCGCAGTCGGCGTGCCGGGGACGAATTGGTCGCTGGACCTTGGCTGGGCGTACTACATACTGGTCGTCATCATCTTTTTCGCGGCTACAAACGCAGTGAACTTTACCGACGGGCTCGACGGTCTGCTGTCGGGGACAAGCGCGCTCGCGTTCGGCGCCTTCGCCATCGTGGCGCTTGAGGCGACGCAGCAGCAATCCGCAATCTTCTCGGCGGCCGTCGTCGGCTCGGTGCTCGGCTTCCTCGTGTACAACGCGCACCCTGCCAAAGTGTTCATGGGAGATTCGGGCTCCCTCGGCCTTGGCGGCGGCATAGGCGCGGTCGCGATCCTGACCAAGACGGAGCTGCTGCTCATCGTGATCGGCGGCGTTTTCGTCCTCGAGATGCTGTCCGTCATCATTCAGGTCGGTTCGTTTAAGACCCGCGGCAAAAGGGTATTCAAGATGAGTCCCATCCACCATCACTTCGAGCTGACGGGCTGGTCCGAGTGGCGCGTCGTGACGACCTTTTGGCTGGCCGGGCTCGTTTTCGCCGCGATCGGTCTGATTCTGTATAAGGGGATTGGGAACCTATGA
- a CDS encoding UDP-N-acetylmuramoyl-tripeptide--D-alanyl-D-alanine ligase, producing the protein MIRATLSEAAAWCGAELQGMPAGAEPEIAGVSIDSRSIGAGQLFVPIAGDRFDGHDYIETAASAGATAALWQRDRALPAGAGLPLLLVDDTLAALQRLAESYLASWKPKVVGVTGSNGKTTTKDLIYSALATVYRTAKTEGNFNNHIGLPLTILRADRNTEVLVLEMGMSGFGEISLLSRIAKPDIAVITNIGESHLEHLGSRRGIAQAKLEIAEGLKDGGTLVYNGDEPLLREELAALALPADAVRTIRFGESVACDLRATDIATDAERATFVATAFAPAGSPGDGDNGLNERAAETETFRFSVPIPGRHNAVNALAAIAVARLLGVSDADIARGLAGAKLTGMRIERIRAKSGALVLNDAYNASPASVRAALSLVAQLQGYRRKWLVLGDMLELGPDEAEFHASIGRELSQGQADGLLAYGPLSAHTAEAAAQSMPAGRVRHFADKNELAEALLALVEPDDLVLVKASRGMKLEEIVRRLAEGKEEQR; encoded by the coding sequence GTGATAAGAGCGACGCTTAGCGAAGCGGCCGCATGGTGCGGCGCAGAGCTGCAAGGAATGCCGGCAGGCGCGGAGCCTGAGATTGCCGGCGTATCGATCGACTCGCGTTCGATCGGAGCCGGGCAATTGTTCGTGCCGATCGCGGGAGACCGGTTCGACGGACACGACTACATAGAGACGGCCGCCAGCGCAGGCGCGACAGCCGCGCTTTGGCAGCGCGACCGCGCGCTGCCGGCCGGCGCCGGGCTTCCGCTGCTGCTCGTCGATGACACGCTCGCCGCCTTGCAGCGGCTGGCCGAGTCCTACCTGGCGAGCTGGAAGCCGAAGGTCGTCGGCGTCACAGGAAGCAACGGCAAGACGACGACCAAAGACTTGATCTACTCGGCGCTCGCAACCGTCTACCGGACGGCGAAGACCGAAGGCAATTTTAACAATCATATCGGATTGCCGCTGACGATCCTCCGGGCGGACCGCAATACGGAGGTTCTCGTGCTGGAAATGGGGATGAGCGGCTTCGGCGAGATCTCGCTGCTCTCTCGCATCGCAAAGCCCGACATCGCCGTCATCACGAACATCGGCGAGTCCCATCTGGAGCATCTCGGCTCGCGGCGCGGCATCGCGCAGGCGAAGCTGGAGATCGCCGAGGGGCTGAAGGACGGCGGCACTTTGGTCTACAACGGCGACGAGCCGCTGCTTCGCGAGGAGCTGGCGGCGCTCGCGCTGCCGGCGGACGCCGTCAGGACGATTAGGTTCGGGGAGTCCGTTGCGTGCGATTTGCGCGCGACGGACATCGCGACGGATGCCGAGCGCGCGACGTTTGTCGCAACCGCCTTCGCCCCCGCGGGCTCTCCGGGCGACGGCGACAATGGCCTGAACGAGCGAGCGGCCGAGACAGAGACTTTCCGCTTTTCCGTGCCGATTCCCGGCCGGCACAACGCGGTCAACGCGCTCGCGGCGATCGCAGTCGCCCGCCTGCTTGGCGTCTCCGACGCGGACATCGCGCGCGGCTTGGCCGGAGCCAAGCTGACGGGCATGCGCATCGAGCGCATACGGGCGAAGAGCGGCGCGCTTGTCCTGAACGACGCGTACAACGCGAGCCCGGCTTCAGTGCGCGCGGCCCTCTCGCTCGTCGCGCAGCTGCAGGGCTACCGCCGCAAATGGCTCGTGCTCGGCGACATGCTCGAGCTCGGCCCGGACGAGGCCGAGTTCCACGCTTCCATCGGACGAGAGCTGTCGCAGGGGCAAGCCGACGGACTGCTGGCTTACGGACCGCTGTCCGCGCACACGGCCGAAGCCGCAGCGCAGTCGATGCCGGCGGGCAGGGTTCGGCATTTCGCGGACAAAAACGAATTGGCCGAAGCGCTGCTGGCGCTCGTTGAGCCCGACGATCTCGTGCTCGTTAAGGCATCGCGCGGCATGAAGCTTGAAGAGATCGTGCGTCGCCTCGCAGAAGGGAAGGAGGAGCAACGCTGA